From Branchiostoma floridae strain S238N-H82 chromosome 5, Bfl_VNyyK, whole genome shotgun sequence:
aggacctaatttgcatagttaatgttaaacgatgttcacttgtacataacttccaaatgctacaagtaagaagttcccgtcatttatcaaaatgacattatagcattttctcattaattatgcaaattatgcatttatttatcaatattctcctctttctcagttacaaaggtcacatgttgtaatggtcctttaattgagctgagcatgtttcccaatttattatgcaaattagcttccactctgcataattcttcataactaatatgtaattatattaagcatcacgtaacctatccacataccaaaaaccataacaatccgtcaaccccttctttagTTATTCCCTTTAGAAGTCTGACACCTAAgtctaaacctgtcctgcagttccaaaataagccgctagggggcccaaacctataccacttacttacagcatcaagagctgtctaccacttaagattcatagccgcagcatgtccagaactcgagatatcaaaccaagaagttccgctgcagtaccgtaacaggccactAGAAGGCCAAAAATCTTATCgcttccaggtctcaacaagaacTACCCacgtaccgaatatcaatacaattcatccaggcgttcttgagctatggtggtcttctacaaccggcacacacatacaaacgctacccaaaatataactttcttggcgaaggtaaccatcacatcgctatctcacaacccccacatgttttaagctcaaacaatgttcacacatcagtttgtacttttgaaaacagaaagatattacgggtgaagaaggccaccaaactttccaaattCCTGGACACATAAAccacgaacgaacccggaagtgatttccacgactcacaggTCATTTTCCGAGAAACATATCTCCACAATCTTTTAACCCCTGTTTCAAATGNNNNNNNNNNNNNNNNNNNNNNNNNNNNNNNNNNNNNNNNNNNNNNNNNNNNNNNNNNNNNNNNNNNNNNNNNNNNNNNNNNNNNNNNNNNNNNNNNNNNNNNNNNNNNNNNNNNNNNNNNNNNNNNNNNNNNNNNNNNNNNNNNNNNNNNNNNNNNNNNNNNNAGTTTTTAgaatactttggaaacggttCCCCACTATAGTATtaagctcgcccatcaggcgtcgctaaAAAAAACCTAACAATACTCGAGCACGTGAAGGAGTTTCTAGCATTGGCCACATACTGTCTTCTTCTGAGGCTGGCAATTCAGGAGAACTGCAGAAACTCTTGGGCGAAACGCTAAAAAAATTCGCACAGCAAGGCTGGGCCGTCGTTTTCTCGTGGTTATCACCTGTCCTGAAGGCCGTGGtctcatgcccgtagccagggggggttcggggggttcggaagaaccccccccccccacacgctcaaaaggtccactttttcaggcttgaaggtccactttttcatgtccaagatttttttcaaaggcatgacttatttgcatttttccctgatagacatttcagtcaatcttagtgagtctatcagcaaaatttgccccagaaagtgcgggaaatggcttttcagagggtccagatttcaaaatttccccggacctccattgcgacccctagcgcctttggtgtcggacatggtgaaaatatgtcgagggagttggcctcaaagacttacgcaaaagccttgtcctttaatagaaattccattaaacttcgcaagcgatttttgcccgtcaaaatgcaggaaatgacgtttcagagggtcaaatttttaatttttccgggggagcatgccccggacccccctaggcagctcacgccttcggcgtgagtctcgcgcctgcggcgctcgatggtcccacaattactaaaaagaacccccccaaccaaaatcctggctacgggcatgggtctggctgcagtactggcacggaaccgtattttaatgatgatgatcaccTGGACTGTCCATCACAGTTTTGATATCcctgttcaaccaatgatagcatgacaattagcagttcgaccaatgagacAGAGACAGTACCTGCATGtcagtcaaatatttgcatgtttatgttttatgttacatttctacGTTTTGTCGGACTgtctttgtcaggttttctattTGTCTCGCATAACTTGAAGTGGGGCCTGAGAGGGCCCTTCACTGTAATTGTTTATAGCCACATATGGTGTTTTCCAGTGGCCAGGTGTTCCTGGGGGATTTTACTTCCTGTGGTCATCTCAGCACAACATGACCTTCCTACTTCTGACGCCCACGGTCTAAATGCATTTCTCAGAAAGTGGGGTGGACTATACCATAACCGCTCGGGACTCGGGTCGAAAGTAACTGAAGTGCCGTACATGTAACACCATTTAAAGCATCTTAAACAGCAACACAAGTATTTAAACGaataaacatatatacaaaacacCATATAAAAACTACATTTGCACCTACAAGTCTTACTTTGTTTTGTCAAACCTGAAAGCTAAAGTACGAAACACCCCCTTATGTTACATGAACTCTTCCGCTCGGTTACGTGATGACATGATCAGTCTGGCCTTGGGAACTTGGTGATCGTTTCGTCCAAGGAggctttctttaacctccttgtttcgTCCATTCAACACTTCCTACATttctttgatttgtctgtggcAGAAAACACAGTAAGTATAAATAACAATGCTCAATTTTAGTGTGGCTGTTCTTGAGAAGTGTTTTGCGCTGTTCTTCTTTtgggagtggggggggggggcgagagaGGTTTGTTCCTTTACTGGTCTGTTCGAGGAGgttgaaaattccttttttcaacctccttcgTCTGTTCAaagaggttatataacctccttgctttgttAATACACCTTGCACCTGAATCTAGCGATATGATAGACGTTAAATGAggacaagaacaacaacagttagCAAGATGACTGTTTTTTTCAATCAGCAGACGTCAGAATACGGCCTGCGATTTCCCACTGCGATTTCCCACGTTACATGATAGAGTAGAGTAAGCTCCttggtagagtagagtagagtttatagatTTATCGATGATAAATTGACCATGCTGACCTGTATCGTCTGAGCTGTATAATTACCAGTTTTTAAGCATAAGCTATCATTCCATAAGCAAAAACTGGCAAATATTATTAAAGtttataaaaaataaagtgaagTAGTGTTTGGGTTTGATGGAGGATTTGTATTCTGTTTGTTCAGTttctgcaaggaggttaaagaatcacttctttctttaacctccttggtttctgtATGTTGTGATAGAGGTAATGTTTACCATTCTCATGCAGGTGGCcaaaggtgaagacccctgatcgatttgcataacaatgtccataCATGTATTCTTTAGGTCTTTATGGCCTTCCCTGTTGAGAGTGTTGACCATATATGGCCATGCAGTCAGAATGGTGAATGGCCTTATTTctttccaaggagcttttatcaatgaAAGTTCTTTCACATTCTGCCAAGGAATATTTACTTAAATGTCGTTCATGAGTGAAGTGAAGTCTACTTTATCTGAATACCTTGACTCTCTTCTTGCTAGGATCATATATAACATGGGAGACGTCCAGTCAAAGTCGTCAACGTCAACAGCTGCAGGGGGTCATGGAGAATGGTTCTTTGATGAATTACAAAAGATGAGATCAGAGGGTGTGCTGGTGGATGTGACCCTGTGTGCTGAAGGGGAAGAGATCCCCTGTCACCGCTTGGTTCTCGCGACTGTCAGTGACTATTTCCGGTCCATGTTCAGTGGAGGTCTCATTGAGAGCCAGAAAAGCAAAATAGAGATGGGAGGGGTGAGCGCAGAGGCACTGCAACTGTTGGTACACTATGCGTACACTTCCAAAGTCAACATCACCCCTGACAATGTTCAGTCTCTGTTTCAAGCAGCGGACATGCTGCAATTTTACGAAGTCTGCAACAAATGCGAGAAGTTTCTACATGGCAATGTAAACGAAAAAACGTGTTTAGGAATTTGGACATTGGCAGACAGGGTGTCGCGTAGCCGTTTAGCAGAGACGGCAAAAAGCTGCTCTTTAAAGTGGTTTGAAAAAGTGTGCACGACGGAGGATTTTCTTCACCTGCCAGTTCACTTGCTGCAGTCTTACATCTCAGATGAGGGCCTACTAGCAAAGAAGGAGGAACGAATCTTGGAGGTGGTCATGCTTTGGGTAAGACATGACCTGAAAGAACGAGAAGAACACCTCAAGGAGCTACTGAAGTGTATCTGCTTCACATGTATGGACCCGGACTATCTCAAGAACATTCTCAAAACAGACAAGCTGTTGGCAGGAGTTCGTggaatcaaaacaatggtgaagAAGCAACCTACGCATGCAGTTTCTCGCCAAATTCTCCAGAAGGACATTTTAGTTCTCGGTGGTGTCACTGGAACTGAGCATACATTGAGTGGTAAAGCCTACAGACTCGAACTAGATTCTACTTGCGTTGACACAAGTCCCCTGCCCAAACCTTTTCGGGACAGCAGGGGAATCGCAGCTTGTGTCATCCGTAATAACCTAGTGGTGACAGGTGGAGACAAGTCTATGTCCCAAGCCTGGAGGTACAAAGCCTCTAAGAACACTTGGATGAAGATGGCGAATCTTCGGACAAGAAGATACGACCATGGGATGGCAGTGTTGGGGGGAGAGGTGTATGTGGTTGGCGGCGCCAAGAATGTCAGAGCCCGTCCAGACGATGACGAAGATGATAATGATAGGTGTATGATAACTGACGTTGAAGTATACGACAAGGAGAGGAACTGTTGGAGAGTAACGGAACCACTGCCGCTGGCGGTGTGCAGTTTCGGTATAACCACCTGCCGTGGGAAGCTCTACGTCTTTGGTGGCTGGACCAATGAGGATGATGACCCGGAAGAGACGACCGACGCCATTCAGTGCTTCGATCCGACCATGGATGAAATGTGGTCGTTGGAGATGTGGATGCCAGAGAGAGTGACTCACATAAGTGCTTGCACAGTCGACTCCAAGATCTACCTGGTTGGTGGACATTTACAGTTTGTGGTGTTCTTCGACCCCGAGGACGGGAGTTGCACGGCTCTGGCTCCCAAATTGGCCCCATGGAACGACTGTAGTGCCACCGTGTGCGGCTCAGACATCTACATTACTGGCGGCGGGGCAGAAGAATTCAAAAAGACTGGGGTTGGCAAGTGGCAGTCCAAATTTCACACCTTTGCTATGGTTCAGTGCTACAATGTGGAGAATAACACCATGGTCTTGTGTAAGGATCTGCCACAGCCACTGTATGGACACTGCACTGTAGCTGTTTCCAAGTCAAAGTTTGCAAAGGCGGCTGAAAAGTAGTTAACAAGCCAATGCAAGACTGTCCCACAATTTTTGGATGTAAAACTGAGCTTAACAGAAAGTAAGATCAGGAAAGGCAATTTAGGTCATGTGCAACCTTTTCAGTACCTCTATGTATCACAAGTTTGACACATAAACTTTTTGTCACATGATTTCCCCTCATACTGATCATCTGCTTGGCTGGGCTTCGCAAACAAAGATCATCTTGGGGTTAGGTCCACGTCGGCCACATACTGATCATAGCAATGCAGTAAAGGTGCATATTCATTAAATGCAGTTACCCTCCCCCATAGATCATTAGATGTAGATGAAAAGTCTTTTTGATTGAAGGCAATGTGTTATTTTTATGAGATATCACTATGCTTTAATCCATCACCTCCCAAAATGTGAAATACAAATGTGTTCATAGACTTGAACaagaatttctatttttttggtGTGGAATTACTTTAAATGTTATTTTACTTATAACTAATCTTGTATTTTCAAAAAACCCCTTCATATATATTTCTAATACTATTGTGGTTTTTAACACTTTTACACTAATAAGGAATGTAACCTTTTTAGAtatattgtacaacattttgtttttaggTTTTAGTTCTAACAGGCAAGTGTTCACAGTTTAGTTTTAGGTTAGGTCTAACAGATTCACataaattggattttttttcattcttctaTAACATGCTTATTTGTAGCTTTTTGTTACTGTGTACATTCAATTGCTACTcattacaatgtatgttctgTTAATTTAGTTTTATTATGTATAGGGttgctagcctgagtaccatcctcccaAGTGACCGTTGGCTCAATACTTTGTTAGCAAGCtaaagtattgagccagtggtcactacagaggatggtactcaggctatagCATTGCTAACATGCAGAACATACAGCATTGCTCAAGTGTACTGAAGACAATCTtattacatactagtacattgtacagaGAAAATGGGCTGATGGTATACAGTGTCTTTATTTGTACTTTTAGTCTTCTACTAGACTCCATGGGTCACTGGAAAATTAGTAGAAGTtggcaaaatatacaaatgacaTGCAAGGGGAGTTGGCCAGCCTGAGAAAATGCGACCTACTCAAATTTCTACTTTTCCAGTGACTTATGTACTGTGGTTGACACTGGTGTACTTCCTCCTTCAACTTCAAGCTATAGAGAATGACAAACAAGCAAAGTAGTTgtatgaaaacttttattgccacataaaaataaaagtcaTCAATGTTAAGTCCATACTGTATGTTTGACATTACCGGTATCACAAAAGAGTTTCAGAAATGTTGTGAAGATAAGCTGCTCATCTAAGTTACTAAAAATTAAAGAATATTTATCATTGTTTTCAACTTCATAATTTGTTCCTTGCTCTTCATAGTTACATAGCCTGATTGTGGCTGTTCATTCTAAATCAATGATGCATCAAGTTCTACATCAATTTCTCCTACCAGATACACCGTATTATGGTATACAATGCAAATCAAGTTATCATGGACAAGTCTGGAAAagtaatttcattttgttttatccTTTGTTTCAACAGATGTATATTGTACACTGTAGCTTTACCATACTACATCCCAGGTATAGTAAACATCTGAACAACATCTACAcctaaagaaaagtaaaaatgGAAATATAAAATCCTGTCAGGATACCTATAGCACATAGTCAAGCTTTACACTGTCCCCATGTACAATACTTGTACTACACATATTTCAAAGGAATGCATGATAGGCAAAACCCCCTTAACACCCCCTCTTCCCATCATCACTCCTTCATCTCCCCTTCTTCATCCTCTTCCTCCACCCCTCGAATGTACAGGACGTTGTTAcatctgaaaaacaacaacaataagacCAGTCCATTTTCAGATTCAAATCAAAGGTGTAGATTTACACATTGCCTGATGACACAAGAGTTGTTTGCAGTTTAACACTGGCAGTACAGTCTAAGATTAAACATTTGGTCCTAACACCCTGCATTTCTTTTTAGAAGCAGTGTCATGGGTTGAATGTCCTGTTACAAGGACAGTGTGACTTGGAGCCAATCAAAACATTCGCCCAACTCTTAGACAAATGTTCATATCATGCCAATcatttgcatactagtatcaGCATGTGGCTGGCTATGTGTCAAGGGAAGCTCCTAGAGTGGCAAACTGGAGCTAGACTGGGATGATAACCGGACAAGCTCACTTCAAGCCTGACATGTGATGTAATGTCAGAATGGACTTCAGCGTAGCCATGTTTGCTTCACAGACCACACAGTTATCATCCATGTCAGTTGTTCTACCTCCCCTCCCAAACATGCCACAGCAAACTCTACTGCTGGGCTGTCCCTCAAATGGAGAGGATGCCATGTAACTTTTAGCTCTCCTTTTTGTAGTCATACTGCAGTACATAGTTTTATTCATGTATCATTCATAGTCATACCCTAAATTTCATGTATGTTTCCAAATCTGTATCATTCATTAAAATGACTTTGAAAAATCATTCTACGGGGTATGAAATGCCCAGTATTTGTGATAAAGATATGTCAAGACTAGTAAGTCATAGGCTTCACATCGAGAAATATGAAATGCATGAATACCTACACGCCTACTTCAATAAAGCTGTACAATTATTGTTATCAATGTAAGTGAGTTTCAAGGTTAAAGTTTAAAGTTCATGTTCAGAGCCTGACCTGATGAGCACCTCCCCCAGGTTCCCTGCTAGAGCTCCATCTATGTACTCTTCTGTGTTGGCCAGCTGTGGAGAAATACGACACAACAGGTTAGACTCAACATTCCTAAAACAGtgtcactctccaagcagaggtttgtggGAATTATTATGACCTCTAGTAGAGTCTCTACCGTATCTCCCATTTTCTGTCCCCACTAAGTACAGAATGCTGACAGAAAAGGGGAGATATGGTAGAAATGTATGTCACAATATTCCCCACAAACttttgcttggagactactgtaAGTGACCTTGCTGCTTTGGCATATGGATCAAGTTCCATGGATCCACAGGGTACAGGTTCAAACCACCCTCGGGCATAGTGTGCTTTCTTCATTTTGGATGGTGATCAGATGTCAAGCACCATGCAAGAGGTATAAGCAGCACATAAAAGAATCCCACTCAAACTTGTGATGAGCAAGATTGACCTGGTACACTAGGTTGAAACTCTCAGCAAAGACAACTTGCACTGCTGGCTACATCTTGTATCTCAGCAGCATGGCTGAGAGAGGTTACTAGTAGTACTGATATATACCTGTAGGTTCATGTATCCATCCACTGACACCAGATAACCCTTGTACTCCATGCCCCACTTCAGTTTCACCATCACAGGCTTCCCTGTCAGGCCATTCAGGAACGGCTTAGGGTTCAGTGGGAGGGTCTGGAACAAAAGGTTTCAACATTAAGATAATACCGTAAATGGTGACATTTTATTAATGATATTCTTAACTCTGCAGTTTTCACTGCCACTTACTTAGTAAATGCACTACTTAACCCGCTAGAGACGATCAGCCACATGCGTGGCCCACCGGAAAAAGACGATCGGTCACGCTCGTGGCTCTTCGGGGCCCTCTCGTGTCAACCTCGATTGTATCCGCCTATACTCAGTAATCTTCGGGGAATCCCCGGCATACTTCGGGTGGGGGGAATAGCCTCGTTTTGATGTTACACAGCTGGAACACATTTTCTAGACAGTTATCGGCAGTTTAAATCTTTGTGACCTTTGCAGCTGAAATTTAGCGCGCTATGTCCGCGCTACCATGAAGGCGCTACCGGGGACGAAAGTTGAATGATCATTTCACAATCGACATGCACTTTGATGAGTGTAACTGCGATGAAAGCTACAATCTAGCCATGTTTTGGCCTCGTATTTACAAGTGTATGTAACAATGTCAGGCATGGGGACAGGTCTGTACAAGTTTACTGATGAATATTTGACGTGATTTGGTCTTGTTAGATTATCGATGTTGTGTTGCCTTTCCGGACTGAGCAATCCCAAGTGTCATTTGCTGGAAATTCATATATTACACCTGGAATAATATTgtctttgatttatttgtattttacatGATCTCAGCTTCTCTAAAATGTATAGATTTACCTATCTAGCGCATTTGTAGAGCAAGTACAAGCCCCAAAACCAGTACGGAGGTCGTTGTGCTAATATCCACAGTTTACCTACGTATCCTGGAACAAAACTGAATTTCATCTCGTCCTCAACGGGTTAAAGCATGTCTGCATTCTATTGTAAGTTGTAAaacatatgtacagtacagttgttTTGTattgggctcccttggaaatcagttttatcaaaactgtagggactaccctgaaagattaataaataaataaataaattgtcacttgttgtcactgacaaaacatagtggatgctatctgaacaTAGGTATCTGAAaggtctgaccatttccaaagtcTACTCTGCTGtactcatatccagttgcttgagtgattgctttttggcataacttTTTACTTAACTCTCGAACCTTTATCAAGATAACTCACAGTTATTTCACATTCAATTTAAATGAACTTACTGCACTAGCTCATAAATAACTGAAGGCTTAGCCTCCATAGTAGGCTTTCggtggctcataatacacttttgctggctatttctatttgtactcggtcgctgattgctggcgtatTCTGATGGCCACTCTCTTTCGATCCCTCTCTTTCAGCCAccgaaagcctgctatggaggctactgaAGGCTACTTTGCTTGACAAATCATGCAAAAATGAATTAtcggctgtttcacaattgagtgtaccaAACAGGGGTCACTGAGGCTGAAAAATCAACTTTGATATATAACAAAATTGATATTGGCAGTTCAAAGGTACATACTTGTGGCTTAATATTCTAAAAGATCTCTGCACAACACCTCTCGGTGACTTTTATACAGGTCTTTCTTTAATGGGGCACtgagggggtacggacgggacaactGTAAGACTGTATGTAAAGGTGCATACAGTATACCCACATGAAGAACTAAAGATAAACACTATTCCATGTTATCTTCCATCACTAGAATCTACCAAACCAGAAAACTAACTTTGATTTGCAGTAGCAccttgttgtgtcattttctggtcatttatTGTAAGGCGATGATAACACCCTGCTGTTATTTCATGTAGAAGGAAAGgtcaaatacaattttttaaagTTCAAGCACTTTGATAGCTTAACTTTGTTAGAACTTCATTCTTTATAAACCCCTACATAAGATTCTAGCATTCATACTTGGGAAACACAGCAAGAGACTTGATCATTTCATGAATATGATAATacatgggggtacggacgggacacaaCCAGACAACAGGCCAAAAAGACTGATACTGCAGGGACTTGTCCAAACCTTTTGGAACACATTTGTTCACTGACTACAAGTTAAATAAAGCATGTACAAATACTGCAATACTGTCTAAActaagaaaaaaaggagaaagacaTCATTAttagatctgatctgatctagaATGATCTGAGATTGAGAATGTCATTATAGCATATTTTCTTTGATGGCCATGTTCAACCAGTGAACTTGATGGGATGTATCTGTTCTGTCAAGGAATCTGCAATTTTTTTACCTATTTGCAGATTTCTTCTGCTCTCTTTTGTCACAGCAAGTAACCCTTTCTTCTCAAGGATTTTATTTTGACTTGACAAGTCTCTCCAGAACCTTTGCCTTTCTCCTTGGTGTCTCAGGTAGTGTCTGTTCTGTCCTTTTTCATGTACACTACCTGCACTTGGGGGTGAGGGGAATGGGTCATCACCATCATGATGAATATCTGGGAGAGTGAGCTGGGCTAGAGGAGAGCACATACTGGGCAAAATGGGATGGTAACTTTAAGGGAATATCAGATTTCATCTCATACCAGTCCCAGGCAGTTTATGGGCGTTGATGAAAAACCTGATAAAGAAAATGCTGGCAAATTCATTAAAAACTACTATTTTTAGTGAGGACATCAATTGTATGTATCTATTTAGTATTAATAATGTGTTATTTCAACAATTGGGATGTCATTTTCCCCAGTATTTtgcttaaaactaaaagtgggggtacggacagGACAggtggggggtacggacgggacaggggtacggacgggacatttGAAGTTATACGGTGCTGTATCAGGCAAGGTCTTTATCACAGATATAGTTTATATAGTGGTTTGGTATCTAGTCAAAGAGACTTGTAAACCATCACAATTAAAAGTTTGTAATATTAGCCTAATATAGAAATTgagggggggtacggacgggacaaaATTTTTCGGAAAATGACAGCCGATACTTTGATCCTTCGATGTGAGTCAGATGAAAGTAGGAATGATCTCATTCTACTTTTGTTCTCTTACatacatcataacaaaactttACATGTCAAATTAACACTTATTACAGTACAATAAAACAATGCTACAGACTTTGAAATCtttaagaaaatattacattaaaattggtaacatgtggatgaaaatacaaaataaccctgctggcaaaaaaaagttggaatatcttcgaaaaattgtaataaatctCAAGTTAACATAtgactgcatgtacaaaataaggAATTTTAAGGTAGCAGCCATGTTTTTGATGTCAGCTGCAATGGTCAGAATGTGAAAAAACTGAATGACCCCTGGTAACACTGAAAATGGGCCATTTTTAGGCAACATTTTTAATGATAATTTCGCCAAATATTGATGgatttctctatttctttttttgttgtgttccttGTTATACCAGCTTTTGGAAAATACAAGTTAAAAACAGTAATATCTTATGTAGACTTTCTTATCAACTGGTATTAAacatgtggaaaaataaatgggTACACTCAATTGTGCACGTGAAACAGCCGTATGAATTCTTTCTGTTATTCTAGACAAAATATGGTTTGATGATTCAAGTTGCAACGAGTCGTCCAACCaatgacataaatgtacatattatggtTTTATGTCTCGGATTTATGAAGGTACGAATCCTTTTGTTTTCATGTCACAATTTTTTTgtgagtgcccccctcccccttttgtCGTATGGATGGCACATTTTCGTCCTCCAAAACACATCttataaatatttcaaaacggTGCATTGTACAACAATCACTTAACATCACACTTTGTAAGATATTGGCCGGGTAAG
This genomic window contains:
- the LOC118415572 gene encoding kelch-like protein 6, whose product is MGDVQSKSSTSTAAGGHGEWFFDELQKMRSEGVLVDVTLCAEGEEIPCHRLVLATVSDYFRSMFSGGLIESQKSKIEMGGVSAEALQLLVHYAYTSKVNITPDNVQSLFQAADMLQFYEVCNKCEKFLHGNVNEKTCLGIWTLADRVSRSRLAETAKSCSLKWFEKVCTTEDFLHLPVHLLQSYISDEGLLAKKEERILEVVMLWVRHDLKEREEHLKELLKCICFTCMDPDYLKNILKTDKLLAGVRGIKTMVKKQPTHAVSRQILQKDILVLGGVTGTEHTLSGKAYRLELDSTCVDTSPLPKPFRDSRGIAACVIRNNLVVTGGDKSMSQAWRYKASKNTWMKMANLRTRRYDHGMAVLGGEVYVVGGAKNVRARPDDDEDDNDRCMITDVEVYDKERNCWRVTEPLPLAVCSFGITTCRGKLYVFGGWTNEDDDPEETTDAIQCFDPTMDEMWSLEMWMPERVTHISACTVDSKIYLVGGHLQFVVFFDPEDGSCTALAPKLAPWNDCSATVCGSDIYITGGGAEEFKKTGVGKWQSKFHTFAMVQCYNVENNTMVLCKDLPQPLYGHCTVAVSKSKFAKAAEK
- the LOC118415580 gene encoding small nuclear ribonucleoprotein F, which gives rise to MSTLPLNPKPFLNGLTGKPVMVKLKWGMEYKGYLVSVDGYMNLQLANTEEYIDGALAGNLGEVLIRCNNVLYIRGVEEEDEEGEMKE